The DNA window TAGAATAAACTGTGATGTTGGGATTTTAGCTGGGGTCTGAAGGAGTGGGAAGGTCATTcaagctgcaagtaacagaagccatcctctctcttttctgtcaCTACCAGAGCATCCTCCGATTCTTCCCCCACCTGAATCCCTGTTGCTATGGAGACCACCAATGGGACTGAGACTTGGTATGAGAGCCTGCACGCTGTGTTGAAGGCTCTAAATGCCACTCTTCACAGCAACTTGCTCTGCCGGCCAGGGTCAGACAACCTGACTGAGGAGAGGCGGGCCAGCCTACCTGGCCGCGATGACAACTCCTACATGTACATTCTCTTCGTCATGTTCCTATTTGCTGCCACTGTGGGCAGCCTCATCCTGGGATACACCCGCTCCCGCAAAGTGGATAAGCGCAGTGACCCCTATCATGTATACATCAAGAACCGTGTGTCTATGCTCTGATGCTAAGAGGCCGGGGATGGCAGAAGATCAAGATTCCTGAGGATTATCTTGTGGGGCCTCCAGAATTCAGCTATGTGTTACATCAGGCCTCAGTGTTCTAATCTGTAAGATCAACAAGAAACAGTACTAAGGGAGGTCAtcactggggaaggaggagaggatcTAGCAGACCTAGGCCTTGTGGATAAGGATTTTTTCCAGCAAAGGTAGACTTTATAGACAGTAGGAGCCCtttgaacaaatatataaaagtggcaggaattccctggtggtccagtggttaggactccggttctcactgccaagggcctgggttcaatccctggtcggggaactgaaatcccacaagccgttcagtgtggcccaaaaaaaaaaaaaaaaaaaaaaaaatatatatatatatatacacacacatacacacatatatatatgtatatatatataaaagtggcAACATATAATGACAAATGAGTGTTCTAGTGGCCGGAGTGTTGGGAGCTAGGGgctagaggaaggaaaagaggaagttgCAGCAGAGGGAAATGAGACAGGAAAATGCCCTGAGGACACATTTTTTGATGTGTTATCTTCAATGACCATGAGAAGCAGCAATGATTATCCCATATCACAGACAGGAAGTCTaagttatgttatttatttatattttttcacattttatgtttttcagcCCATTTAACATTTGTGATTTTACCCCCTGTGAGGGAAGCAGAGCAAGTGCCATTCTGCCCATTTAGGCCAAAGCAGTACCATGACTGGAACCCAGGTTCTCTGGTCACCTTGCCTAGTGCTTTGCAAAACTGTGTGCTACCTAGGAGTGGATCTAggcctgaaacttatataattcTGGGGGGCCCtccttaagaaaaagaattttaaaatatcttatttttgcaaatattacaAAAACATATCACCATGTTAATACATTGTTAGGGTCCCTCCTAAGAACTTAAGAAGGAGCCATGCAAGTACAGAGCCCTGGCTGTTAAGCCTCATTAGCTCCATGGTCCCTGTGCCCCTCCAGCCATGTCCCAGTGCCCTTCCCAGCCCCATCTCCAGTCCTGGGGACTTCACTACCTCTAAGGCAGCCTCTAACATTTTGAATGAATTCTGTGAGTAATTTTCTGATATCAAGTTGAAATCTGCTTCTAGAAGATTATTATCACACCTAGAAGATTATCATATTAAAAGAGGCAGGTACCTGATTCAGTGGAAAGAGAACCAGCCCTGATTCTACTACCAGTGTGGTGCATAAACTGGCTAGACACTTCTCTCTGACTCTTGTCCTTCTTCAGCACCATGAAATAGAAAGTTGAAATAGTTGAAAGTCTCTAAGGGCTCTACCAGATCTGATATTCTAGGCTTCACATACATTGATTTGAACCACGTAAAACTGCTGTGCTTGTAGGTCAAAAACAGCTGAATATCAGTAGTTTCACATGCTTCAGTTGAATACATGAAATGTGGCCAGCTACAAATCCCAGGCTGGAACCTCCCACTGTTCTGTTTAATTTCTGTTATTAAGGAGTCTCCATGGGGTCTCCAGAAAGCCGTATcaaaacatacatatgtatatatatcaaaagCTTTGAAAGCATATTTTGAGAGCACTTATCTCTGAAGAGaaggattatgggtgattttccctttctactttaaaaatttatgtaatatttgatttatttgacCATAAGTATGTTTCTTATATtataaggggggggggggaagctacTTCtactttgaaaaaatgaaaataaatgcctgTGTGTTACTTGAATGGAGGATCACAGAACACATTTGCTCCCATGAGCAGTTAG is part of the Balaenoptera musculus isolate JJ_BM4_2016_0621 chromosome 8, mBalMus1.pri.v3, whole genome shotgun sequence genome and encodes:
- the KCNE3 gene encoding potassium voltage-gated channel subfamily E member 3; translated protein: METTNGTETWYESLHAVLKALNATLHSNLLCRPGSDNLTEERRASLPGRDDNSYMYILFVMFLFAATVGSLILGYTRSRKVDKRSDPYHVYIKNRVSML